From one Pseudomonas sp. B21-048 genomic stretch:
- the folX gene encoding dihydroneopterin triphosphate 2'-epimerase codes for MPQLQPGMARIRVKDLCLRTFIGINEDEILNKQDVLINLTILYAAQDAVRDNDIDHALNYRTITKAIIAHVEGNRFALLERLTQEVLDLVMVNESVLYAEVEVDKPHALRFAESVSVTLAASR; via the coding sequence ATGCCACAACTTCAACCAGGAATGGCACGCATCCGGGTCAAGGACCTGTGTTTGCGAACTTTCATCGGGATCAACGAGGACGAGATCCTCAACAAGCAGGATGTGCTGATCAATCTGACCATTCTGTACGCCGCCCAGGATGCAGTGCGTGACAACGATATCGATCATGCCCTGAACTACCGCACCATCACCAAGGCGATCATTGCTCATGTGGAGGGCAATCGCTTTGCCCTGCTCGAACGCTTGACCCAGGAGGTGCTGGATCTGGTCATGGTCAACGAGTCGGTGCTGTACGCCGAAGTCGAAGTCGACAAGCCCCACGCCTTGCGCTTCGCCGAAT